In the Cerasicoccus sp. TK19100 genome, GTCGCGCCATCGTCTTGAGCATTGGCACACGCAATCCTTTGGCGAGGCGACATTGGGCGAAAAAGGCTTTCTCTACGCGGAGATCGATTACAAGGGGCAAGTTGTGCCGCTACTGAATGCGCACCTGGATTTTCGCTCGCGCAAACGGCGGGTTGAGCAGGTGGAATCGATCATGGACTACATCATTGAAAACGCCCACCGAGGTCCTGATGAGCGTCCGCTGGCTCCGATCATTTGTGGCGATTTTAACAGCCGATCCAAGCCGCAGGCCGATGCGGTCAACCATCTGTTTCAGCACATTCTGAAGCACCGCGAGTATCACTTGTATCCGCGCGACAAACGAACATTCCCCGCACATTTACCAAGTAAGACGATCGACTTCGTCTTCTTGCCGGAGCCTTATCGGATGACGCGCTGTGAAGTGCTGCCCGGCTTTTTATCAGATCACAAGCCGGTGCTACTGGAATTCGAGCTGTAAGCGTTGTGGCCTACAGGTTCACCGGGCTTTCCAGCGTAAAAGCCAGCACTGAGCCCGAGGAATACTCGACATTGTCGCCCTTGTGTAAGAGGCCGCCCGCTGCACCACCTACGGCACCACCGGCCGCACCGTCGCCAGCGCCATCATTGAAGGCTCCGAAAATAGCGCCCATTGCTGCGCCCTTGGCGGCACCGCCCAACACGTCTTTGCCCGTTTCCCCAGCGGAGCTTTCCTGCTGAGTGCTGGTGCGCACAGCGACCATCTGGCCCTTGTAATTGATAGCGTTAATCGTCAGCACCAGATCGGCTTTTTTGCGAATGATGCCAGCGGACTTGGCGCTGACGATCTCTCCCTGCAGCTGTGTGCCAGCGGGCAAAATCACCTGATCGCCCACGCGTAAATCCGATACCAGGACGGCGGG is a window encoding:
- a CDS encoding endonuclease/exonuclease/phosphatase family protein, encoding MPDTLRLVTFNIAHGRGLSLYQKFSSPERIRKNLRAIGELMVKVDADIVAMQEVDEDSHWNWNINLLKEIQAVAGYEYAELGVNNRRTGKRPLAYGNAILSRHRLEHWHTQSFGEATLGEKGFLYAEIDYKGQVVPLLNAHLDFRSRKRRVEQVESIMDYIIENAHRGPDERPLAPIICGDFNSRSKPQADAVNHLFQHILKHREYHLYPRDKRTFPAHLPSKTIDFVFLPEPYRMTRCEVLPGFLSDHKPVLLEFEL